The stretch of DNA CTGTCTTGTATATCTTGCCTTGATAGTCTTCTTTTAAATTCATCTGTTGTAAAGTAATAGATGACAGGATCTAGACAGGAGTTCAAGCTGGCAAGACATAAGGCCACTGGATGTAATGTTAGGATAGCCTTTCTCTGCTTGCACTGAGTTATTTTATTGGCTTTTACTAGAAAGTCTAAGGGAAAGCTAAAATGATAAGGAGCAAAACAGATCAAAAATACCACAGCACATGTCAAGATCATCTTCAGAGCTTTCTTCTTTTCTCCAAGGTCCTGAGAAATTGAGTCTGGCTCTCTCAGTGACATTACAGTCCTCCAGGAACAATACAAGACGATAAGCAGTGGAGTCACAAATCCAAAGAGTTCAGCTAATGTCACCAACAACACAGAGTTGTTCATCCCAATGTCCACCAGGGGAAGATCCACAAAACAGCGGTCATTTGTAGTTGTGTCATTGCTGACTCTTAGCAAGGGGAATGGCAAACAGCTGACACATACAGTTATCCAGCCAGCCACACTGATATACACATCACAGACTCGCTTTCGGTCATTCCATTTAAAAGGATAAATGACATACAAAAACCTTCTAACACTAATGCACACTAAGAAAAATATGCTTGcgtacatatttacatattttaaatagaAACAAAACATACAGACAAAATGGCTGAAAGGCCATGACTGATTCAGGTAATAAAATATCCTCAATGGCAGAGAAAGAACTTGCATTAAATCAGCAATGGAAAGATTAATCATAAATATTACGGCTCGCTTAGTCTCCTTGATGTAAGCATAAAAGATCCATAGAGCAAGAACATTTCCAATTAAACCAGGGATCAATATAATAGTGTAAGTGATAGCATAAATGTTATTCACAAATGTGGCATCTACATTACACTCAGTACCATTACCAGTCAGCATTTCCATCTAAAGTGTTCTTCAAAAAAATCTAGCAAAATAGACATTAAACTCAGTCACCCAAAATCCAATCAACAGAAATTAGTTTCCAGACAGAATAGAATTCTCATTAATTTCTGGtggttttttaaatacatatccCTTGAATCCATGGCTGTGCGTGTCAATAATCTGGAGTCTTATTTTCAGAGGAATTAAGCGTTGAAACTATAAATTGTTTCTGTTAAATTTTGCCGTGTGCTTTAATTCTCCTTTCACCCAGAGCACCCATGTTGACAGCAGTTTTCAGAGACGTTGATAATATTTAAAGTCCTGTGGTTTAAGCCATCGTGGGATAAAGTTTTCCTTCAACTCCATCTAGCTTGTTATAAGATTAATTCTGTCATCAAACACTCCGGAAATATTTAGATCTTGTAAAGGCGTTTCAAACATTGTACCCAAACAATCTTCAAGGCAAAATATGAGAAGACATCAATCAGCACTGGAATGCATCTGTAAAATATACAAGAAGTCATCTGGTTTTGCATTATCAGGCTCTTAAAATTTGTCCATTATGTGtcacaattaaaagaaaaaactttcCAGTTTCCTAAATATGTGACATTCTTAAAGGAAAATAAtagtatttttatgaaattgtttGTCTTTTATAAATTATACAGTAAGTCACGTGTGGCACTTGCATGCTGAGCCTATAACGGTGCTAGTGGATCATCAATCAGGTTGCTGGATCtcagtatatataaaatgcaaagaCTTTCTCAGGTTAAGTGGTTAagataataaaacataaaaatggtgACTGTATATATAACATTGGTTTCCAATGTGTATGCAAGGTCTACATTGCAAGCAAAAGCAATAACCACCCAATGGaagggtgtatacattgaacatatagATACCATACAAACATACAAGTGAtacaatagagcttacaatctaaaaattgTGTATTGTGCAGGGTCACCAAAGGAAAGCCACCCAATCCATGACCAACTGCTGTTTTTACCTTTCTATTAAAAGTTTGCTCTTGTTTCCTTCAAGCTGATATGTACAATTTATTGCACCTAAAGAATAGGTACTAGTTACATCTTTTCAGTACTTTCCTCacactgtatattttattgaaCATGTAGCTTGTTCTACAAGactatattaaaggacatgtaaaccccacacacaaaaatttaatcagtgaacagcctctttgaaatctttcaatacctgccacactggttgtccagaggttaatagtaaggctgcagtgtccccttaatcacttagatttgcttctcctcctgtaacccacttggccccttccctcaggaatttgctttggctgttggcttgtgggcatgctcagtaaagagatggtattgctggttcccatagaaactcagctctagctgtttgcttcaatttttttctcctaacctcctctacTGAGCTcaactcaaacaaagcagaacttttatcagacagttctgcctgtgtgagcctatATTCCTGATTAAATGtacgctgaataagggtctgtgtgtgtgtatgctgtttgcagatttaaatgtatctgattatgtatcagagggaaaatggccaccgggagaaagctgctatttgctttaggaaaatgtgatggtgctggcaaacggaggggatatatgcagtacaaatgatgccatttgggtggggaagatgtgcccaactgatatacattgtaggcaaatgtaggctataCACGTCCTTTAAGCTATTTAAAGTGGGTTCCTATGAGGCACAAGAGTCCCAGATGTTTACTCTGTTTAGTACCTCCTGTCAAACCCTAATGGGTTTTTTTCTTGCTGCCAGATTCCCAGCTTTTCATGCTTTTATGGTGATTTAATCAGACACATTACTGTTCATTAGAAGCAGCAGATATTTATACAGAGTAGGTAATAGGCCAGGAGATGATATAAAGGGGTATTATCTGAATCTTGCTCTAGaccaaatgcaaaaaaagatGATTGCCAGTTACAATTAATTTACAAAGTTACGGTGACTTTGAGCCCATAGAGTAAAATGTTTCTCGGCAGCATTTATGTGAGGAAGGGCAGGCCCACCAACATGGAGGGAACAGGGGTATTGTTGTACCAGGTCTAGTAAAATAGCCATCCAAATAGGGGCAAGGCATTGCAAAATTTACACTAACTGCATAAGTTACATATCAAATtttacacaatttacataacttacttaaaaactgcctagaaacttTTATAACTTGTGtattaagcaaaagacaatgcagagaagcttgagAGAGGCAGACAGGGGCAGACTCCACTGACCACCatgaattaaaaaacatttaaaaagttcaAGGTAAAGGGTGGAATGGGTAGTTTTTGGACCCCCACAGGAACATCATTGGGCCCATGCTTGGAATTGCTATGGAATTTATGAAAAATCTTACTTTCAAAAAACCTATGTAACTtatgtataaactccactgaccgcCAATTAAAAGAtggacttattagcacattaattatttttcataTTGGCTAGTTAttaggccccacagcaagataTAGTTTACTTAACTCATGCAAAAACTTAGGTAATTTCCATataaagcaatgacagcacagagcaggagtGTGGGATAGTGATAAGCGTATTGTTTTGGCAGGCACGAATTTGCTGAGAAACTTCACTTTTTGCCATCGCCAATTTgtttttgtgaaactgtgaaaaattgtGAACTGCTTTTTATAACATCAACTGCCTATATTTCACACTCAAGGGGCATAgacaaaattttggtactgcagTGTCTTCACGGAGGCCCCGTATAAGTAGCTTGTTTGGGGCCCCCGTTTTTCTGATGGGGTCACCATGTTCCCAGTTTGAACCTGAAAAAAGGTCACCATGTACCTTTTACATTTGGTAATCGTTTGTGTAATTTAAATTAACATACATTTCACATGTGGAAGTATGTTTACCCTTACATTTAACACTTGATTAAATACCTAAATTTATACAAGCCCCAAATTATGCAGAGATGCTAGCAAAGTTTTGCAGcactgtaattttgtaattacaTTTAGACGGTTATTTTAATTTTCCTGACTTTGCCCAAGTTTAGTGCTACCGTTATTCTGTGTTTTCAAtctattttaaattgtatttttttattagataTATTTTCTAACTCAGAAATGAAATGATCAATGCAAAATGCtaccaaaaaatttaaaatatgatTAACTGTTGAGTGACTGGTTAAAATCTGTAAATCAGCtttcacaaatacattttaaatatagttAAACTTACCACATAACGATGGGGGAGTAAATATCATTGGAATGTTCCTTGCAATTCTGAAATGCAAATCTGTAGCTTGCATGCACACTAATATATTTTGACGTACCTATGAATAAAAGCAAAATCAAATCACCATTATATACATAAAAGGACAAGGTAAAGCCAGAGCCAATTTTAAAGTCATCCTCCAGGGACCCCATTCGCTGACCTATAAACACTGGACGATGCATCTCTTTTTTAAAAACCTTTAGGACACTCCAGTTACAAATCTATGAGCCTAGTGTACACTAGGCTCACAAGATTGTAACTGGAGTGTCCTAGAGGGTGCCTCACAAACTGAAAATCCCCATGGACTTCTactttaaatacaaaaatgtgtTATAAAAGCCATGTTGTGACATGACAAATATTCATACAAACTAATTTGACTAGATTGTAgcttaaaatatactgtacagagACATATCTCATTATATTCACCAACAACAATTTCATAGACAGTCAAGGCATTCAGTATGTATGACTTTGTGCAGTGACATTACACATGCCATGATTGTGTGCAAAGCAGAAGGTAAGCACAATTTTAATCATGTTCAAACCGCTGGATTCTATTTACACACAAATTAAATTCAAGTTGTTTCAGAGGAGTTGGTCTTGTCATTGATATAGTTGTTTTGAGACTTTACCACACATATAAATAGAGCAGCCCTCCAGCTCCACATAGTTTGACTACAATCCAACTTTTATACACATGTCCTCTATATACCAATATCAACAAATCTTAAatattataagtatatataaagtaaagtgcctatataatataacataaccTATCATATATTTTCTTACTTTGATCAGTATTAAGCAGGAAACTACAATGGGTAACTGTATGAAATGACACAACGACAGTGTTAAATCTAGGACTAGGCTAATGCTAAACTGGATAGACTTGAAAAAAGTAATGCATTTAGGATACATTTAACTGATTGACTTGATTTGTTGGATTCCCCTAGAACTGACTTTTAACAGTTTGGGGTGGGACTGAATATCTTTGTTAAAAAATTTGCACTTATGGACCTCATAGTTACAGTACAATGGGGACAGAAATGTTCCAATTTCAAAATCCATGAGACATATATAATATGGCTTTTGTGTACATTATACTTGAATTTGTTTTGTGTAGATCTGTTCAAGCCTAAGTAATCATTTCTCCACCCTAGTGTTAGCCTCATTTTTTAGAACAGGGGATGTAGCAGAAGGCGTGAGGTAATTTTAGATGAGAGTTTGAGGTTATATGTTGGATACAGGTAGTTTTGAGGCAGCAATGACATAATATGTTTGTTATATGCACCTGGATGTGGTTTTAACTTGACAACTATGTATGTGGTTTGCAAAAACTTTTCTGCATCATGAAATACTGTAATGCTTCAGAAGCAAATACAAATTGACGTGGTTCCTTTATAATTACATGCAGGCACCTCCTTGTATACACTGAATTCTGTAATTTCTGGGAAATGAAAGGGGTGTCGTACACAAAATGTTCTATATATCTAAGGGCTATTTGGTAATATCTAACTGAATAATGAAGCACTACTGGTGTTATTGGTGGTAACAAAAAACTTACATACAGTTTCAGATATTTACTAAGATAGCTCTAAAAGTCCTTCTATAATTTAGGTATAAATGCATCACTGAACACAAGAGAACACCTTTTACACTTCAAATCAAGTCACATTTAATACAGCCTGTCTTCTCTGGACTGGAAGaaccatgttttttttgcctTGGGTATAAGTCAATTTTGTTCCTGTTTTTGAACATGGGCAAAGGTAGGCTAATGTATAGAATTCTAAAACATCTTAAACAGGTAGTATAACAAAGTCTGAACTGTGACTATACAAGCAACTGTCACAATAAAAGAAACACTGTTTCCTAAAAGGAAATGCTTTAACAAATTTTTA from Xenopus tropicalis strain Nigerian chromosome 8, UCB_Xtro_10.0, whole genome shotgun sequence encodes:
- the gpr174 gene encoding probable G-protein coupled receptor 174 produces the protein MEMLTGNGTECNVDATFVNNIYAITYTIILIPGLIGNVLALWIFYAYIKETKRAVIFMINLSIADLMQVLSLPLRIFYYLNQSWPFSHFVCMFCFYLKYVNMYASIFFLVCISVRRFLYVIYPFKWNDRKRVCDVYISVAGWITVCVSCLPFPLLRVSNDTTTNDRCFVDLPLVDIGMNNSVLLVTLAELFGFVTPLLIVLYCSWRTVMSLREPDSISQDLGEKKKALKMILTCAVVFLICFAPYHFSFPLDFLVKANKITQCKQRKAILTLHPVALCLASLNSCLDPVIYYFTTDEFKRRLSRQDIQDSNELQMYCNKVFIKRNSRPEL